In the genome of Aureimonas sp. OT7, one region contains:
- a CDS encoding helix-turn-helix domain-containing protein, translating into MARRNADLPPRLLRTKEAARFLGISIRTLEKHRTYGTGPVYRKIGGRVLYAVRDLESWSAVGTRKSTSDKNAGTVFPARPLTPKERDEL; encoded by the coding sequence ATGGCGAGACGCAACGCAGACCTGCCGCCGCGCCTGCTGCGCACCAAGGAGGCCGCGCGCTTTCTCGGTATATCCATCCGCACCCTTGAGAAACACCGGACTTACGGGACCGGCCCTGTCTACCGCAAGATCGGTGGCCGCGTCCTCTACGCCGTCCGCGATCTCGAATCGTGGTCCGCTGTCGGAACCCGCAAATCCACCAGCGACAAGAACGCCGGCACGGTCTTTCCCGCGCGTCCGCTGACGCCCAAAGAGCGGGACGAACTGTAA
- a CDS encoding DUF2285 domain-containing protein, translating into MRTPIELDPDVDDIAPAGNTITPYDEQHHVTYLRLLDAKADGADWKEAARIVLHRDPVDDEARTRRCWESHLARAEWFSREGYKRLLDQSAADER; encoded by the coding sequence ATGAGAACTCCCATCGAACTCGATCCCGATGTGGACGACATAGCGCCTGCGGGAAACACCATCACGCCTTATGACGAACAGCACCACGTCACCTATCTGCGCCTTTTGGACGCAAAAGCGGATGGTGCCGACTGGAAGGAAGCGGCGCGCATCGTGCTGCACCGTGATCCTGTTGACGATGAAGCGCGGACGCGGCGTTGCTGGGAAAGCCATCTAGCGCGCGCCGAATGGTTTTCGCGCGAGGGCTATAAGCGGCTTCTGGACCAGTCGGCGGCGGACGAACGGTGA
- a CDS encoding replication initiator protein A: MLRDDDARPAQPAETSERSQLDPFVVATGDAPPRDQRDLMERPFFSLGKRPRLKPIRYRTADVQVQVFAMPEHGMATIWDADVLIWAASQIVAAENSGFATSRFFRFMPYQLLRAIGRATGNRDYMLLKSALARLQSTVIATTIRNGKHWRRRQFSWINEWEEMTTRAGRVEGMEFVLPEWLYTSVIDRSLVLTIDPAYFRLTGGIERWLYRVARKHAGRQPEGWTFEVSHLHQKSGSLARPSDFALDLRRIAARQPLPGYGLQIEWEDGRELLRFRPGNPSTVPVETPVNPIGTLGARSIGTLGANRATDSIEESNRESNSSSLTRAHAIRGAGATRRGSP, translated from the coding sequence ATGCTGCGCGACGACGATGCCCGGCCCGCGCAGCCGGCCGAAACCAGCGAACGCAGCCAGCTCGATCCCTTTGTTGTCGCGACGGGCGATGCGCCGCCGCGCGACCAGCGCGATCTGATGGAACGGCCCTTCTTCTCGCTCGGCAAACGTCCGCGCCTGAAACCGATTCGCTACAGGACCGCCGACGTGCAGGTGCAGGTCTTCGCCATGCCCGAGCACGGCATGGCGACGATATGGGACGCGGACGTGCTGATCTGGGCCGCCTCGCAGATCGTCGCGGCCGAGAACAGCGGCTTCGCCACGTCGCGGTTCTTCCGCTTCATGCCCTATCAGCTCCTGCGCGCGATCGGGCGAGCCACAGGCAATCGCGACTACATGCTGCTCAAGTCCGCGCTCGCCCGCCTGCAATCCACCGTCATCGCCACCACGATCCGCAACGGGAAGCATTGGCGGCGGCGGCAGTTCTCGTGGATCAACGAATGGGAGGAGATGACGACGCGCGCCGGGCGTGTCGAGGGCATGGAGTTCGTCCTGCCCGAATGGCTCTACACCAGCGTCATCGACCGCTCGCTGGTGCTGACCATCGACCCAGCATATTTCCGGCTGACCGGCGGCATCGAACGTTGGCTCTATCGCGTCGCCCGCAAGCACGCCGGACGCCAGCCCGAGGGTTGGACGTTCGAGGTTTCCCATCTCCATCAGAAGTCCGGCAGCCTCGCGCGACCGTCCGACTTCGCGCTCGACCTGCGCCGCATCGCGGCCCGCCAGCCGCTGCCCGGATACGGCCTCCAGATCGAATGGGAGGACGGGCGAGAACTGCTGCGTTTCCGGCCCGGAAATCCATCCACAGTGCCTGTGGAAACCCCTGTGAATCCTATCGGGACATTAGGCGCACGCAGTATCGGGACATTAGGCGCAAATCGCGCGACGGACTCTATAGAAGAATCTAACAGAGAATCTAACTCTTCTTCTTTGACGCGCGCGCACGCGATCCGTGGTGCCGGTGCCACCCGGCGGGGTTCGCCATGA
- a CDS encoding type II toxin-antitoxin system VapC family toxin — protein MIVLDTNVVSEAMKPEPDSAVRDWLDEQAAETLYLSSVTVAELLFGIGALPDGRRKQKLAATLDEHLALFDGRILPFDTDAARHYADLAVAARNAGKGFPTPDGYIAAIATAHGFSVATRDASAFNAAGVPVIDPWTARH, from the coding sequence ATGATCGTTCTGGATACCAATGTCGTCTCCGAAGCGATGAAGCCGGAGCCGGACTCCGCCGTGCGCGACTGGCTGGACGAGCAGGCCGCCGAAACCCTCTATCTGTCCAGCGTCACCGTCGCGGAGCTGTTGTTCGGCATCGGGGCGCTGCCGGACGGACGGCGCAAACAGAAGCTCGCCGCCACGCTGGACGAACATCTTGCCCTGTTCGACGGTCGAATCCTCCCTTTCGATACGGACGCCGCCCGCCACTATGCCGACCTTGCCGTTGCGGCACGAAATGCGGGTAAGGGCTTTCCCACACCGGACGGCTATATCGCTGCCATCGCCACCGCTCACGGCTTTTCGGTCGCCACCCGCGATGCCAGCGCCTTCAATGCGGCAGGCGTTCCGGTTATTGATCCTTGGACGGCACGGCACTGA
- a CDS encoding DUF736 domain-containing protein, which produces MATIGTFTKNENGVGFTGAVKTLTLNVKAKFTATEGDSERGPDFRIFAGATEFGAAWKKIARETQREYLSVKLDDPSFPAPIYASLVEAEDGSGHNLIWSRRNGD; this is translated from the coding sequence ATGGCGACCATCGGCACCTTCACCAAGAACGAGAACGGCGTGGGCTTCACCGGCGCGGTCAAGACCCTGACCCTCAACGTCAAGGCCAAGTTTACCGCCACCGAGGGCGACAGCGAGCGCGGCCCCGACTTCCGTATCTTCGCCGGAGCCACCGAGTTCGGCGCAGCCTGGAAGAAGATCGCCCGCGAGACGCAGCGCGAATATCTCTCCGTCAAGCTGGACGATCCGAGCTTCCCGGCACCGATCTACGCCAGCCTGGTCGAAGCCGAGGACGGCAGCGGACACAACCTCATCTGGTCCCGCCGCAACGGCGACTAA
- a CDS encoding plasmid stabilization protein yields the protein MPAVTIRNLSEEAHRALKVRAAHHGRSAEAEMRNILEAAVRPADRLRIGSALSALSRKAGLTNADFESVEQARDRTPAKPMSFE from the coding sequence ATGCCCGCCGTCACCATTCGCAACCTGTCCGAAGAGGCGCACCGCGCCCTCAAGGTGCGCGCGGCTCATCATGGTCGCAGCGCCGAGGCCGAAATGCGCAATATTCTGGAAGCGGCGGTTCGACCAGCCGACCGCCTGCGCATCGGGTCCGCCCTGTCGGCGCTGAGCCGAAAAGCCGGGCTGACCAATGCCGATTTCGAGTCCGTGGAACAGGCCCGTGACAGGACGCCCGCCAAGCCGATGAGCTTTGAATGA
- a CDS encoding DUF2285 domain-containing protein yields MLSPVVNETDETEPVITLARLDGLDLRRAADGWHGIWQADGVTHQFWLPNATPDATTLYVARVPLDAFMDLRSHAARRFWRSVEGRPPGPPFGNLPNQLRQWHILSLRALDAKLRGESYRTIAEVLLGFRGTKEDFESDPRKNKARRLVAHGFQMMHGGYRLLLHYPIKRGRT; encoded by the coding sequence ATCCTCTCGCCCGTCGTGAACGAAACCGACGAGACCGAACCCGTCATCACGCTCGCCCGTCTTGATGGCCTTGACCTGCGCCGCGCTGCCGATGGCTGGCATGGCATCTGGCAGGCCGATGGCGTCACTCATCAATTCTGGCTGCCGAACGCCACACCGGACGCCACGACCCTCTATGTCGCCAGAGTGCCCCTCGATGCCTTCATGGACCTCCGCTCGCATGCTGCCCGTCGCTTCTGGCGTTCGGTCGAAGGGCGTCCGCCGGGACCGCCCTTCGGAAACCTGCCCAACCAGCTTCGGCAATGGCATATCCTGTCCCTGCGCGCGCTCGACGCGAAACTGCGCGGCGAGAGCTACCGAACCATCGCTGAAGTCCTCCTCGGCTTTCGCGGCACCAAAGAGGATTTCGAGAGCGATCCGCGCAAGAACAAGGCCCGCCGTCTCGTCGCCCACGGCTTTCAGATGATGCACGGCGGCTATCGGCTGCTGCTGCACTATCCGATCAAACGCGGCAGGACTTGA
- a CDS encoding DUF6499 domain-containing protein: MLSIDWRVPGAYGHAKKIATSGLAWEYLRRHDGYRDDFLSITRIGRPDAERLETFAQRWGLRFPARSRYAL; encoded by the coding sequence ATGTTGAGTATCGATTGGCGGGTTCCGGGGGCTTACGGGCACGCAAAGAAAATCGCGACTTCCGGTCTCGCTTGGGAATATCTCCGTCGCCACGACGGATACCGTGATGATTTCCTGTCGATCACCCGGATCGGGCGACCGGATGCCGAGCGGTTGGAAACATTTGCGCAACGCTGGGGATTGCGATTTCCCGCACGATCCCGATACGCTCTCTGA
- a CDS encoding DUF932 domain-containing protein, translating into MTYHHLATRFGRNAHQISGREALDNEALFRHVPSIFAREAHDSRSERYVYVPTIDIVEGLRREGWFPFFAVQSVPRDGSRHGHAKHMLRLRRDDGIGKPEAAEVIIINSHDGTSSYQMFAGMLRFVCTNSLVAGERFEDVRVPHKGNIQHDIIEGVYTVAEDFPRLIDASETMKEIQLGEDERRVLAEASLVARYGEDESPIRPDQIIQPRRREDAGRSLWMTYNTIQENMVRGGLHGQKRNAEGRIRRSQTRPINGIDQNVTLNRALWTLAEGMQRLKTR; encoded by the coding sequence ATGACCTATCATCATCTCGCCACCCGGTTCGGCCGCAATGCTCACCAGATCAGCGGGCGCGAAGCTCTCGACAACGAGGCGCTTTTCCGACACGTCCCGTCCATCTTCGCCCGCGAGGCGCATGACAGCCGGTCGGAGCGGTATGTCTATGTTCCCACCATCGACATTGTGGAAGGGTTGCGTCGGGAAGGATGGTTCCCGTTCTTCGCCGTGCAGTCGGTTCCGCGCGACGGCAGCCGCCACGGCCACGCCAAGCATATGCTGCGCCTGCGCCGGGATGACGGCATCGGCAAACCGGAGGCAGCGGAAGTCATCATCATCAATTCCCATGACGGGACCAGCAGCTACCAGATGTTCGCCGGGATGCTGCGTTTCGTCTGCACCAACAGCCTTGTGGCGGGCGAGCGGTTCGAGGACGTGCGCGTTCCCCACAAGGGCAACATCCAGCATGACATCATCGAAGGTGTCTATACCGTCGCGGAGGACTTCCCCCGGCTGATCGACGCCAGCGAGACCATGAAGGAAATCCAGCTTGGTGAAGATGAGCGCCGGGTTCTGGCCGAGGCCAGCCTTGTCGCCCGCTATGGCGAAGACGAAAGCCCGATCCGCCCGGACCAGATCATCCAGCCGCGCCGCCGCGAGGATGCCGGGCGAAGCCTCTGGATGACCTACAACACCATTCAGGAGAACATGGTGCGCGGCGGCTTGCACGGCCAGAAGCGCAATGCCGAAGGCCGCATTCGGCGCAGCCAGACCCGGCCCATCAACGGCATCGACCAGAACGTGACTCTCAATCGCGCGCTCTGGACGCTGGCCGAGGGGATGCAGCGCTTGAAGACGCGATGA